The following are from one region of the Candidatus Poribacteria bacterium genome:
- the solA gene encoding N-methyl-L-tryptophan oxidase translates to MHRDAEILVVGLGAMGSAALYHLARQGAAPVGIEQYPVGHVHGSSHGHSRAFRVFYNDPVYVTLVKAALPLWQELETLSGEQLLTPNGMLAFAKPGNERLDQNIRVMQETKTAHEVLTAEEVAARFPALQLPAGTVGCYTPDSGFLNASRCVRTHVSQAERFGATVHSGVSVHHIDISKEHPEIETSAGTYRCKRLVVAPGPWASQLLKDLSLPLEVTRQQKFYFQPQDGGALYQPDRLPVYADYDLHYYGFPYYGPGIKIADDGHGPVTSPDTVDRELDRDVQNALEQWLKTIMPGVNPSFVEGSTCMYTLTPDNDFLIGHHPLNSNIFVGAGFSGHGFKFSTIVGKILAELAVDGKTDYPIDKFRLNRFG, encoded by the coding sequence ATGCATCGAGATGCGGAAATTTTGGTCGTCGGGTTGGGGGCGATGGGGAGCGCTGCTCTATATCATCTCGCACGCCAAGGTGCGGCACCGGTCGGCATAGAGCAATACCCCGTCGGTCATGTGCACGGCAGTTCTCATGGTCACTCAAGGGCGTTTCGGGTCTTCTATAACGACCCCGTATACGTGACTTTGGTGAAAGCCGCCCTTCCGCTGTGGCAGGAATTAGAGACACTTTCTGGCGAACAGCTGCTTACCCCCAACGGCATGCTAGCCTTTGCTAAACCGGGGAATGAACGATTGGATCAGAATATTCGTGTCATGCAGGAAACGAAAACAGCACACGAGGTGCTGACGGCTGAAGAGGTTGCCGCCCGATTTCCGGCACTTCAACTCCCGGCGGGCACCGTCGGCTGCTACACACCGGACTCAGGTTTCCTAAACGCAAGCCGTTGTGTTCGCACACATGTATCACAAGCTGAGCGTTTCGGGGCGACGGTTCACAGTGGGGTAAGCGTCCATCATATCGACATCAGCAAGGAACATCCCGAAATTGAAACATCGGCAGGCACCTATCGCTGCAAAAGGCTTGTCGTTGCCCCCGGACCGTGGGCTTCACAGCTGCTCAAAGATCTCTCACTACCGCTTGAGGTAACACGACAGCAGAAATTTTACTTTCAGCCACAAGACGGCGGGGCGTTGTATCAGCCAGACCGTCTGCCTGTCTACGCGGACTACGACCTGCACTACTACGGCTTTCCCTACTACGGTCCCGGAATCAAGATAGCTGATGACGGGCATGGACCCGTGACCTCTCCTGACACGGTTGATCGGGAGCTAGACCGAGACGTACAGAATGCGCTGGAACAGTGGCTCAAAACAATTATGCCCGGAGTCAATCCTTCCTTTGTTGAAGGCTCAACCTGTATGTATACACTTACGCCAGACAACGACTTTCTTATCGGGCATCATCCGCTGAATTCAAACATCTTTGTCGGGGCAGGGTTCTCAGGACACGGCTTCAAGTTTTCAACCATTGTCGGCAAGATCCTCGCCGAACTCGCCGTTGACGGCAAAACGGATTATCCGATAGACAAATTCCGACTGAACCGATTTGGGTAG